Proteins encoded within one genomic window of Thalassophryne amazonica chromosome 23, fThaAma1.1, whole genome shotgun sequence:
- the LOC117504593 gene encoding LOW QUALITY PROTEIN: embryonal Fyn-associated substrate-like (The sequence of the model RefSeq protein was modified relative to this genomic sequence to represent the inferred CDS: deleted 1 base in 1 codon) produces the protein MSVSTVLAKALFDNTSESPEELAFRKGDILMVLEQEQSGGPGWWLCSLHGKQGIAPANRLRLLQTTLPPGSECRGGSGEDSVYLSPGPPLARMAGSGSAEDVDGVYRSPLCAGEGRGTGPASRPGELCRVDGGRPRSHSSSGTRPRPDWDIGGPGRPRSPSLRGRGSETAGTFYQTPAVQHLRQTGTPLSSESLYLSPSGVPRSAEELEDATYLVPREQLDDCYLVPKGMPLASETVYQVPAGAVCSNGPATVTGTPGASQPKVSHKMPTAVGASLQRTSTAVLPLQAQVSPRELLKAVSANAACRGKPGAASHWGSPLLGRAVQVRVPGSPNFGRKPPPPAPPVRGVTRKDAQQVSTSLVDTQSVSKSASQPSSACVQHGVDQKRGTPQVKEDRVHSVLENSNGVEQRKGEHQQDQSNPGDQVYDTPPSGRWHCSVPCAVTEDNGIYDTPRSVPPQAYPEIEVYDVPTVAVNVSMSDVQHTGPASVADEVDEDVYSVPTLPGLPLGPGESTTNLCGDDVSDVGQPVPSSEKRVGTGDRHRDSSEPDCGIYDMPALTAEVLPHSSSSSSSTSTRRLSVSSNGSSDVHWRATLSSLVQSVLSTASCSASTLSSRDLATSLAEILSTWKANHSGDPLPPLQQTWARLSDLLPALSAIGSGPPSEGLLSLVQRSLEESALLLQAQSRPRLPSQESLSRRPLPALPVPVADGKTPGGGMGSRKGSWIQERPLPPTPQPAFPLPPAPPTVTLTVGSGGEDDDPSNEYAGISLGPVPAPVPAADSVGYVKLQGKPDPLPDVVAENGQTQTITAEPRLTPSPPLPVSLSLEDSELLTFYSSQSLAHLSCLADAIDVLFESVQGNQPPRVFVSRGKSLIVTAHKLVFIGDTLSRLLLSADLRAKITASGGRLCQALKSVVVATKGAAQNYPSVNATQEMVDRVAELSQQAAVFSTLLQRLAEIS, from the exons ATGTCCGTTTCT ACGGTTTTGGCAAAAGCGTTGTTTGACAACACCTCGGAGAGCCCTGAGGAGCTCGCATTCCGGAAAGGCGACATCCTGATGGTGCTAGAACAGGAGCAAAGCGGTGGGCCCGGGTGGTGGCTCTGTTCCCTTCATGGCAAACAGGGCATTGCCCCAGCCAACCGCCTCCGTCTCCTCCAGACTACCCTACCCCCAGGCTCAGAATGCCGTGGTGGCTCCGGTGAGGACTCCGTCTACCTGTCTCCTGGCCCTCCGCTGGCCCGGATGGCCGGCAGTGGCAGCGCAGAGGACGTAGATGGAGTGTATCGCTCTCCACTCTGTGCAGGTGAAGGGCGAGGAACTGGACCTGCCTCAAGACCTGGGGAGCTCTGCAGAGTTGATGGAGGGCGACCCCGATCTCACTCTAGCTCTGGTACACGACCCCGACCTGACTGGGATATAGGGGGGCCCGGCCGACCGCGATCCCCTTCTCTCAGAGGGCGTGGCTCAGAAACAGCTGGGACATTTTATCAGACTCCAGCGGTTCAACATTTGAGGCAGACAGGAACTCCTCTGTCCTCAGAGTCTCTGTACCTTTCCCCCAGTGGAGTTCCAAGATCAGCTGAGGAACTAGAGGACGCCACCTATCTAGTTCCAAGAGAACAGTTGGATGACTGTTATTTAGTGCCCAAAGGTATGCCACTCGCAAGCGAGACTGTTTACCAAGTCCCCGCAGGAGCTGTCTGCTCCAACGGCCCCGCTACAGTGACCGGAACACCTGGTGCCTCCCAGCCAAAAGTTAGCCACAAAATGCCCACTGCTGTGGGTGCAAGCCTTCAGAGGACTTCCACTGCAGTGTTGCCTTTGCAGGCTCAGGTGTCTCCCAGAGAGCTGCTCAAAGCAGTTTCTGCTAACGCCGCCTGCAGGGGCAAACCTGGAGCAGCCAGTCATTGGGGGTCACCTTTATTGGGTCGGGCAGTGCAGGTCAGGGTTCCCGGGTCACCAAATTTTGGCCGCAAACCTCCTCCTCCAGCACCTCCAGTGAGGGGAGTCACAAGGAAGGATGCACAGCAAGTCTCTACGTCCTTAGTGGATACTCAGTCGGTTTCCAAATCTGCCAGTCAGCCTTCGTCTGCGTGTGTGCAGCACGGAGTCGACCAAAAAAGAGGAACTCCTCAGGTTAAGGAGGACAGAGTCCACAGTGTCCTGGAGAACAGCAATGGTGTGGAGCAGAGAAAAGGAGAACACCAGCAGGATCAGAGTAATCCTGGTGATCAG GTTTATGACACGCCTCCTAGTGGCAGGTGGCATTGTTCAGTCCCGTGTGCAGTCACTGAAGATAATGGCATCTACGACACGCCTCGTAGTGTCCCGCCGCAAGCTTACCCCGAGATAGAG GTCTATGACGTGCCCACTGTGGCTGTAAATGTGTCCATGTCAGATGTACAGCACACCGGTCCCGCGTCTGTGGCTGACGAGGTTGATGAGGACGTCTACAGCGTCCCCACTCTTCCAGGTCTCCCTCTGGGTCCAGGTGAGTCCACCACAAACCTCTGTGGAGATGATGTCAGTGATGTAGGACAGCCTGTGCCCAGTTCTGAGAAACGAGTCGGCACTGGAGATCGTCACAGAGACTCTTCTGAGCCCGACTGTGGGATCTACGACATGCCTGCTCTGACCGCTGAAGTTCTGCCACActcctcctcctcgtcctcctccACCTCCACTCGCCGTCTCTCAGTTTCCAGTAATGGCTCCAGCGATGTGCATTGGAGAGCCACGCTTTCCAGCCTTGTCCAGTCTGTGTTGAGCACAGCGTCTTGCTCGGCCTCCACGCTGTCATCGCGAGACCTCGCCACCTCCTTGGCTGAAATCTTGTCCACATGGAAAGCTAATCATTCTGGTGATCCTCTACCACCACTTCAGCAGACATGGGCCCGTCTGTCAGACCTCCTGCCAGCGTTATCGGCCATCGGCAGCGGCCCTCCGTCTGAAGGCCTCTTGTCCTTGGTCCAGCGTTCCCTTGAGGAAAGTGCCCTTCTGCTGCAGGCTCAGAGCCGCCCCCGTCTGCCATCCCAAGAATCCCTGTCCCGTAGGCCGTTGCCTGCTCTCCCAGTCCCAGTGGCTGATGGGAAAACACCTGGAGGCGGGATGGGCTCACGTAAAGGCAGTTGGATCCAGGAGAGGCCCCTACCCCCAACCCCTCAACCAGCTTTCCCCTTGCCTCCCGCTCCTCCCACTGTGACCCTCACTGTGGGTTCTGGAGGTGAAGACGACGACCCCAGCAACGAGTACGCGGGGATCAGCCTGGGCCCTGTCCCGGCCCCAGTACCTGCTGCCGACAGCGTTGGATACGTCAAACTGCAG GGAAAACCTGATCCACTTCCTGACGTGGTGGCTgagaatggacaaacacaaacgaTCACCGCCGAGCCAAGG TTGACCCCGTCCCCTCCCCTGCCGGTGTCCCTCTCCTTGGAGGACTCGGAGCTGCTGACCTTCTACTCCTCCCAGAGTCTCGCCCATCTCTCCTGCCTGGCAGATGCCATCGATGTGCTCTTCGAGAGCGTGCAGGGCAACCAGCCGCCACGCGTCTTCGTCTCCAGAGGGAAGAGTCTCATCGTGACGGCCCACAAACTGGTGTTTATCGGCGACACGCTTTCCCGTTTGCTTCTGTCTGCGGACCTTCGCGCTAAA ATCACGGCATCAGGAGGACGACTGTGCCAGGCCTTGAAGTCGGTTGTCGTGGCGACAAAAGGTGCTGCACAGAACTACCCATCGGTGAATGCCACCCAGGAAATGGTGGACCGTGTGGCTGAGCTGTCCCAGCAGGCAGCTGTCTTC TCCACCCTGCTCCAGCGTCTGGCAGAaatatcttga
- the LOC117504596 gene encoding dehydrogenase/reductase SDR family member 4-like codes for MTSQVMLRTAYRGLMSKSVSSQRMSHSSFAGKVAIVTASTDGIGLAAAEALGKRGARVVVSSRQQANVDKAVTLLQSQNIDVTGATCNVGKGEDREKLVQKALERFGGIDILVSNAAVNPYFGPIMDSTESVWDKVLHINVKSSFLMTKLVVPHMVKRGGGSVVFVSSVTGYQPTTTLGPYSVSKTALLGLTRALAPELAQSNIRVNCVAPGLIKTHFSAPLWENKDVLDDFKRQLSIKRIGQPEEIAAVIAFLCSSDASYMTGETITVTGGMSCRL; via the exons ATGACGTCACAGGTGATGTTGAGGACCGCCTACAGGGGGTTGATGTCCAAAAGTGTCTCCAGCCAGAGGATGTCTCACAGCAGCTTTGCTGGAAAGGTTGCGATAGTAACTGCATCGACAGACGG AATTGGTCTGGCTGCAGCCGAGGCTCTTGGGAAGAGAGGAGCCCGCGTGGTGGTGAGCAGCCGGCAACAGGCCAACGTGGACAAGGCCGTGACCTTACTGCAGAGCCAGAACATAGACGTGACTGGAGCCACCTGTAATGTCGGTAAAGGAGAGGACAGAGAAAAACTGGTCCAAAAG GCTCTAGAGCGTTTTGGGGGCATTGACATTCTGGTGTCCAATGCAGCCGTCAACCCATATTTTGGGCCCATTATGGACAGCACTGAATCGGTTTGGGATAAG GTCCTGCACATAAACGTGAAGTCGAGCTTCCTCATGACCAAGTTGGTGGTGCCTCATATGGTCAAAAGAGG AGGTGGGAGTGTCGTGTTCGTGTCATCCGTGACCGGATACCAACCGACGACG ACTTTGGGTCCCTACAGCGTGAGTAAGACGGCCTTGCTGGGTCTGACCCGGGCCCTGGCCCCTGAACTGGCTCAGAGCAACATAAGGGTGAATTGCGTGGCCCCCGGGCTCATCAAGACCCACTTCAGTGCACCG TTGTGGGAAAACAAAGACGTGTTGGACGACTTTAAAAGGCAGCTCAGCATTAAGAG AATCGGGCAGCCGGAGGAGATCGCTGCCGTCATCGCCTTCCTGTGTTCCAGCGATGCTTCCTACATGACGGGAGAAACCATCACGGTGACCGGCGGGATGAGCTGTCGACTCTAA